The genomic stretch TACCTCGCGGATGTATTCCGCCCCGATGGTGGCAAGCGCGCACGATTCCGACGCGAGCGCATAGCCGCTGCCATAGCGCCCGATGCACAGCGGCCGCACGCCCCACGGATCGCGGAAGCCGAACAACTGGGTTTCGGTCGCGAGCACGATCGAGAACGCCCCGATGCAGCGGCGCATCGCCGCCTCGATGCGCTCTTCCATCGAGCCGACGGCCGCGTGAGAGATCAGGCGCGCCATCACTTCCGAATCTGAATTGGAGGTGGGCACGAGCGTGTCGTGCAGCTGCTCGCGCAGCTCTTCGGTGTTGACGAGATTGCCGTTATGCGCGAGCGCGAACTGCCCGATCTCGGTGTGCGTGAGCAGCGGTTGCGCGTTGTAGACGATCGACGAACCGGTCGTCGAATAGCGTGTGTGGCCGACCGACAGATAGCCGGGCAGCGACTCGAGCATCTCCTCGGTGAAGATCTGGGAGATGAGCCCCATGTCTTTGTGGCAGCGCAGCGTCTGTCCATCGGAGACCGCGATGCCGGCGCTTTCTTGGCCGCGGTGCTGCAGCGAGTACAGCGCGAAAAACGTGGACCGGGCGACGTCCTCGCCCGGTGCGAAAATCCCGCAAACGCCGCACGCGTCATGGATAGCGTCGTCGCCGGCCTTTGCACGCCAACCGTCGTACGTCGAGGGAAG from Candidatus Eremiobacteraceae bacterium encodes the following:
- a CDS encoding class II glutamine amidotransferase, whose translation is MKPPVPPLPSTYDGWRAKAGDDAIHDACGVCGIFAPGEDVARSTFFALYSLQHRGQESAGIAVSDGQTLRCHKDMGLISQIFTEEMLESLPGYLSVGHTRYSTTGSSIVYNAQPLLTHTEIGQFALAHNGNLVNTEELREQLHDTLVPTSNSDSEVMARLISHAAVGSMEERIEAAMRRCIGAFSIVLATETQLFGFRDPWGVRPLCIGRYGSGYALASESCALATIGAEYIREV